A stretch of Sphingomonas sp. JUb134 DNA encodes these proteins:
- a CDS encoding ribonucleotide-diphosphate reductase subunit beta, which yields MPLLDARKTYKPFEYPWAYEYWKRQQQVHWLPEEVPLGEDCRDWAQKLSDHERNLLTQIFRFFTQADVEVQDCYHEKYGRVFKPTEVKMMLTAFSNMETIHIAAYSHLLDTIGMPESEYGAFLDYAEMKDKHDYLQQFGVDSDEDIARTLAMFGGFTEGVQLFASFAMLMNFPRFNKMKGMGQIVSWSVRDESLHCEGIIQLFHAFTKERDCLTKAVKDDIADQCQTTIRLEDAFIDLAFEMGPVNGMTPKEIKKYIRYIADWRMGQLGMKPIYMIDEHPLPWLTPLLNGVEHANFFEQRATEYSKGATRGNWNEVWDSFDKRQKAKGPAAANEEAGESDMFSHNGVAAE from the coding sequence ATGCCTCTTCTCGACGCCCGCAAAACCTACAAGCCCTTCGAATATCCCTGGGCCTATGAATATTGGAAGCGCCAGCAGCAGGTCCACTGGCTGCCGGAGGAAGTGCCGCTGGGCGAGGACTGCCGCGACTGGGCGCAGAAGCTGTCCGATCACGAGCGCAACCTGCTGACGCAGATCTTCCGCTTCTTCACCCAGGCCGACGTCGAGGTGCAGGACTGCTACCACGAGAAATACGGCCGCGTGTTCAAGCCGACCGAGGTCAAGATGATGCTGACGGCGTTCAGCAACATGGAGACGATCCACATCGCGGCCTACAGCCATCTGCTCGACACCATCGGCATGCCCGAGAGCGAATATGGCGCCTTCCTCGACTATGCCGAGATGAAGGACAAGCACGACTATCTGCAGCAGTTCGGCGTCGACAGCGACGAGGACATTGCCCGCACCCTGGCGATGTTCGGCGGCTTCACCGAGGGCGTGCAGTTGTTCGCGTCGTTCGCGATGCTGATGAACTTCCCGCGCTTCAACAAGATGAAGGGCATGGGGCAGATCGTGTCCTGGTCGGTGCGCGACGAGAGCCTGCACTGCGAAGGCATCATCCAGCTGTTCCACGCCTTTACCAAGGAGCGCGACTGCCTGACCAAGGCGGTGAAGGACGACATCGCCGACCAGTGCCAGACGACGATCCGCCTGGAAGACGCCTTCATCGACCTCGCGTTCGAGATGGGGCCGGTCAACGGCATGACCCCCAAGGAGATCAAGAAGTACATCCGCTACATCGCCGACTGGCGGATGGGGCAGCTGGGCATGAAGCCGATCTACATGATCGACGAGCATCCGCTGCCGTGGCTGACGCCGCTGTTGAACGGCGTCGAGCACGCCAACTTCTTCGAACAGCGCGCGACCGAATATTCGAAGGGCGCGACCCGCGGCAACTGGAACGAGGTCTGGGACAGCTTCGACAAGCGCCAGAAGGCCAAGGGCCCGGCCGCCGCGAACGAGGAAGCCGGCGAGAGCGACATGTTCTCCCACAACGGCGTCGCCGCGGAGTAA
- a CDS encoding DUF2171 domain-containing protein, whose product MADLSAIKEHMEVIGADGVHVGTVDKVEGDRIKLTKQDSGADIEGVEEGLHTDHHHFISIGLVAEVEGDKVRLSANAAVAVTFEEEEDGEPL is encoded by the coding sequence ATGGCAGACCTGTCGGCCATCAAGGAACATATGGAAGTGATCGGCGCGGACGGCGTCCATGTCGGTACCGTCGACAAGGTCGAGGGCGACCGCATCAAGCTGACCAAGCAGGACAGCGGTGCCGACATCGAGGGTGTCGAGGAAGGCCTGCATACCGACCATCACCACTTCATCTCCATCGGTCTCGTCGCCGAGGTCGAGGGCGACAAGGTCCGCCTGTCTGCCAATGCGGCCGTCGCGGTCACCTTCGAAGAGGAAGAGGACGGCGAGCCGCTCTGA
- a CDS encoding ribonucleoside-diphosphate reductase subunit alpha, whose product MDFSRDSQDNRAGDSTTTLDAPAPAAARDSRSIARPYPVEVDHARDALLTEFGKETLTDRYLLPGESFQDLFVRVASAYADDAAHAQRIYDYISRLWFMPATPVLSNGGTGRGLPISCYLNSVPDSLEGIVETWNENVWLASRGGGIGTYWGNVRGIGEPVGLNGKTSGIIPFVRVMDSLTLAISQGSLRRGSAACYLDISHPEIEEFLEIRKTSGDFNRKALNLHHGVLIPDAFMEAVRAGAEWELKSPKDGSVRGKVDARALFQKLVEVRLATGEPYIVFSDHVNSTMPKHHRDLGLKVSTSNLCSEITLPTGTDHLGNDRTAVCCLSSLNLEKWDEWNGDKRFIEDVMRFLDNVLTDYIKNAPDEMARARYSAERERSVGLGVMGFHSFLQARGLPFEGAMAKSWNLKIFKHINAQVNEASMQLAVERGPCPDAADMGVMERFSCKMAIAPTASISIICGGTSACIEPIPANMYTHKTLSGSTAVKNPHLQKLLREKSKDSDAVWNSILEHGGSVQHLDFLSADEKACFKTSFEIDQRWLLELAGDRTPYIDQAQSLNLFIPADVEKWDLLMLHFRAWELGIKSLYYLRSKSIQRAGFAGTGGVEADNTPEAPKFEIGESTDYDECLACQ is encoded by the coding sequence ATGGACTTCAGCAGGGACAGCCAGGACAATCGCGCAGGCGACAGCACGACCACGCTGGACGCACCCGCCCCTGCGGCCGCGCGCGACAGCCGCTCGATCGCCCGCCCCTATCCGGTCGAGGTCGACCATGCGCGCGACGCGCTGCTGACCGAGTTCGGCAAGGAGACGCTGACCGACCGCTATCTACTGCCCGGTGAGTCGTTCCAGGACCTGTTCGTGCGCGTGGCCTCGGCCTACGCCGACGATGCCGCGCATGCGCAGCGCATCTACGACTATATCAGCCGCCTGTGGTTCATGCCGGCGACGCCCGTCCTGTCCAACGGCGGAACCGGTCGCGGCCTGCCGATCTCCTGCTATCTCAACTCGGTCCCCGACAGCCTGGAAGGCATCGTCGAGACCTGGAACGAGAATGTGTGGCTGGCATCGCGCGGCGGCGGCATCGGCACCTATTGGGGCAATGTCCGCGGCATTGGCGAGCCGGTCGGCCTCAACGGCAAGACCAGCGGCATCATCCCGTTCGTACGCGTGATGGACTCGCTGACCCTCGCGATTTCGCAGGGGTCGCTCCGCCGCGGCTCGGCCGCCTGCTACCTCGACATCTCCCACCCGGAGATCGAGGAGTTCCTCGAGATCCGCAAGACCTCGGGCGACTTCAACCGCAAGGCGCTGAACCTCCACCACGGCGTGCTGATCCCCGACGCGTTCATGGAAGCGGTCCGCGCGGGCGCCGAATGGGAGCTCAAGAGCCCCAAGGACGGCTCGGTCCGCGGCAAGGTGGATGCGCGCGCGCTGTTCCAGAAGCTGGTCGAGGTCCGCCTCGCCACCGGTGAGCCGTACATCGTCTTCTCCGACCATGTGAACTCGACGATGCCCAAGCATCATCGTGACCTGGGGCTGAAGGTCTCGACCTCGAACCTCTGCTCGGAAATCACGCTGCCGACCGGCACCGACCATCTCGGCAACGATCGCACCGCGGTGTGCTGCCTCTCCTCCCTCAACCTGGAGAAGTGGGACGAGTGGAACGGTGACAAGCGCTTCATCGAGGACGTGATGCGCTTCCTCGACAACGTGCTGACCGACTATATCAAGAACGCTCCCGACGAGATGGCGCGTGCCCGCTATTCGGCGGAGCGCGAGCGTTCGGTCGGCCTGGGCGTGATGGGCTTCCACAGCTTCCTCCAGGCGCGCGGGCTGCCGTTCGAGGGCGCCATGGCCAAGTCGTGGAACCTCAAGATCTTCAAGCACATCAACGCCCAGGTGAACGAGGCGTCGATGCAGCTGGCGGTCGAGCGCGGCCCCTGCCCCGACGCCGCCGATATGGGCGTGATGGAGCGGTTCAGCTGCAAGATGGCGATTGCGCCCACCGCGTCGATCTCGATCATCTGCGGCGGCACGTCTGCGTGCATCGAGCCGATCCCGGCGAACATGTACACGCACAAGACGCTGTCGGGCTCGACCGCGGTCAAGAACCCGCACCTCCAGAAGCTGCTGCGCGAGAAGTCGAAGGACTCGGACGCGGTCTGGAACTCGATCCTGGAGCATGGCGGCTCGGTCCAGCACCTCGACTTCCTGTCGGCGGACGAGAAGGCGTGCTTCAAGACCAGCTTCGAGATCGACCAGCGCTGGCTGCTCGAACTGGCCGGTGACCGTACGCCCTATATCGACCAGGCGCAGTCGCTGAACCTGTTCATCCCGGCCGACGTGGAGAAGTGGGACCTGCTGATGCTCCACTTCCGCGCGTGGGAGCTGGGCATCAAGTCGCTCTATTACCTGCGCTCGAAGTCGATCCAGCGCGCGGGCTTTGCCGGCACCGGCGGCGTCGAGGCGGACAACACGCCCGAGGCGCCCAAGTTCGAAATCGGCGAGAGCACCGACTACGACGAGTGCCTGGCCTGCCAGTAA
- a CDS encoding amidase — translation MRRVQGGMLGLALLALATTARAEPPQTPPVEELSLSDAATALAAGTSSEALTRAYLARIEAIDRKGPTLRSVVAVNPEALAQARALDAERRAGRIRGPLHGVPVLIKDNIETRELPTTAGSLALKDNRTGRDAPVVARLRAAGAVILGKTNLSEWANIRSSGSISGWSAVGGLVRNPYALDRTACGSSSGSGAAAAASLAAAAVGTETDGSVVCPAAMNGLVGLKPTIGLVSRTHIVPISHSQDTAGPMARSVRDAALLFSAMIGSDPADPTTRDADRRRADYAAALSADALKGVRVGVLRPEMSAPLAKQYDAALAVLRAAGATLVDVTPPKLDGLGEAEFLVLKAELKADLNAYLATTPPAVKTRTLADVIAFNAEHADTEMRFFGQDTFEAAQKMPGLEDPAYQEARAKSLRLAGAEGIDAMLRDSKVQLLVSPTYGLPWLSDPVHGDHFVPPSASELPAVAGTPHLTVPMGLVQGLPAGLSFLGPKYSEALLLGAGYAFEQRGRMRVKPGYAASVPTEGGLEAAR, via the coding sequence ATGCGGCGGGTACAAGGGGGAATGCTGGGATTGGCGCTGCTGGCGCTTGCGACGACCGCGCGCGCGGAGCCGCCCCAGACGCCTCCCGTCGAGGAACTCTCCCTCTCCGACGCGGCGACTGCGCTGGCCGCGGGCACCAGCAGCGAGGCGCTGACGCGCGCCTATCTCGCGCGCATCGAGGCGATCGACCGCAAGGGGCCGACGCTGCGCAGCGTCGTCGCCGTGAACCCCGAGGCGCTGGCGCAGGCACGTGCCCTCGATGCGGAGCGCCGCGCAGGACGAATCCGCGGTCCGCTTCACGGCGTGCCGGTGCTGATCAAGGACAATATCGAGACCCGCGAACTGCCGACCACCGCCGGCAGCCTGGCGCTCAAGGACAATCGCACGGGCCGCGATGCGCCGGTGGTGGCGCGGCTGCGCGCCGCAGGCGCCGTGATCCTGGGCAAGACCAACCTGTCCGAATGGGCGAACATCCGCTCTTCGGGGTCGATCAGCGGATGGAGCGCGGTCGGCGGGCTGGTGCGCAACCCCTATGCGCTCGACCGGACCGCGTGCGGCTCGTCGAGCGGCAGCGGCGCCGCGGCCGCTGCCAGCCTCGCCGCTGCGGCGGTGGGGACGGAGACCGATGGCTCGGTCGTGTGCCCGGCGGCGATGAACGGGCTGGTGGGACTCAAGCCGACGATCGGTCTGGTCAGCCGCACCCACATCGTGCCCATCAGCCACAGCCAGGACACCGCGGGGCCGATGGCGCGCAGTGTGCGCGATGCGGCGCTGCTGTTCTCGGCGATGATCGGCAGCGACCCGGCCGACCCGACCACGCGCGATGCGGACCGGCGCCGCGCGGACTATGCCGCCGCGCTGTCGGCCGATGCGCTGAAGGGCGTGCGGGTGGGGGTGCTCCGGCCTGAAATGTCGGCGCCGCTCGCGAAGCAATATGATGCGGCGCTGGCGGTGCTGCGCGCGGCAGGCGCGACCCTGGTCGACGTGACGCCGCCCAAGCTCGACGGCTTGGGCGAAGCCGAGTTCCTGGTGCTGAAGGCGGAGCTGAAGGCCGACCTCAACGCCTATCTCGCGACCACGCCGCCCGCCGTGAAGACCCGCACGCTCGCCGACGTGATCGCCTTCAACGCCGAGCATGCCGACACCGAGATGCGCTTCTTCGGCCAGGACACGTTCGAGGCGGCGCAGAAGATGCCCGGCCTCGAAGACCCGGCTTATCAGGAAGCGCGCGCCAAGTCGCTGCGGCTCGCGGGTGCCGAGGGCATCGACGCGATGCTGCGCGACTCCAAGGTGCAGCTGCTGGTATCGCCGACCTATGGTCTGCCGTGGCTGTCCGATCCGGTGCATGGCGACCATTTCGTGCCGCCCTCGGCCAGCGAATTGCCCGCGGTCGCGGGCACGCCGCACCTGACCGTGCCGATGGGCCTGGTGCAGGGGCTGCCCGCCGGCTTGTCCTTCCTCGGCCCCAAGTACAGCGAGGCGCTGCTGCTGGGCGCGGGCTATGCGTTCGAGCAGCGCGGGCGGATGCGGGTGAAGCCCGGCTATGCGGCGAGCGTGCCGACGGAGGGCGGGCTGGAAGCAGCGCGGTAA
- a CDS encoding DUF4345 family protein, whose translation MTWERRLLQAVVALLCLIPLSTASVGILRGAEWLAHDVVRADLDSHFRYLSGVFLGLALGFASCIPAIERQGARFRLLGMMVVIGGLAREWSLIEVGPPSTGHLVGLCVELGAVPLVLLWQASLQRRWRG comes from the coding sequence GTGACTTGGGAGCGCCGGCTGCTGCAGGCGGTCGTCGCGCTCTTGTGCCTGATCCCGCTGTCCACGGCGAGCGTCGGCATCCTGCGCGGGGCCGAGTGGCTGGCGCATGACGTCGTGCGCGCGGACCTCGACAGCCATTTCCGCTACCTGTCCGGCGTGTTCTTGGGGCTAGCCCTGGGCTTTGCCAGCTGCATTCCCGCCATCGAGCGGCAGGGCGCGCGCTTTCGCCTGCTGGGGATGATGGTGGTGATCGGCGGGCTTGCCCGGGAGTGGTCGCTGATCGAGGTTGGCCCGCCGTCGACGGGGCATCTGGTCGGGCTGTGCGTCGAGCTGGGGGCGGTGCCGCTGGTGCTGCTGTGGCAGGCGAGCCTGCAACGCCGCTGGCGCGGTTAG
- a CDS encoding DUF2721 domain-containing protein — MAFSPVLSTVAETIQVAIAPVFLLAGLGAILNVMVGRLARIVDRSRQLTTLQLRGDDPERIQHVQELRLIDGRIRMINNAVYLVVMAAIAICLVVAMLFVAELGNFQIGQVIAVAFIVSMLLLTGGLICFLIEIHMSVRAIRVRSDLLELPLP; from the coding sequence GTGGCTTTCTCTCCCGTCCTCTCCACCGTCGCAGAAACGATCCAGGTCGCGATCGCGCCCGTCTTCCTGCTCGCCGGCCTCGGCGCGATCCTCAACGTGATGGTCGGGCGGCTCGCCCGCATCGTCGACCGCTCGCGGCAGCTGACCACCCTGCAACTGCGCGGCGACGATCCCGAGCGAATCCAGCACGTCCAGGAACTGCGGCTGATCGACGGGCGCATCCGCATGATCAACAATGCGGTCTATCTGGTCGTCATGGCGGCGATCGCGATCTGTTTGGTGGTGGCGATGCTGTTCGTCGCCGAACTGGGCAATTTCCAGATCGGGCAGGTGATCGCGGTTGCCTTCATCGTCTCGATGCTGCTGCTGACCGGCGGGCTGATCTGCTTCCTGATCGAGATCCACATGTCCGTGCGCGCGATCCGCGTCCGCTCCGACCTGCTCGAACTGCCGCTGCCGTGA